One Gambusia affinis linkage group LG15, SWU_Gaff_1.0, whole genome shotgun sequence genomic window carries:
- the LOC122844432 gene encoding pecanex-like protein 3 isoform X1, whose translation MGSQALQILRQGVWASLTGGWYVDPHQSTFSNCIHLYLWIFLLAFPFLLYMALPPSLVVAGVYSAVVAIFFTAIKVVNYRLHAMFDLGEIVEKKQASLAADALRTEEGDDGSGAHDGNQHRCGDIIERDVGEWHFYTNQYLFFSWDSHVGVEMTVFRKVNSTPPVRCSSQHSLFGLNQVSEFLPQLEDVGGTTDLKELTQAQGSNNVIVTSAHRAILRQSSQDAQRPSSMAQSCISDSPGGEFPGLIGVPGVSSGPDDPGGCLSIPPSPLSQEDGGEKEQPKDLPKQSSQQSTKDNGLGTYCPLGPSAESGSLGDTPLSPLIKSSLSEELSENLMGLGLDPGAFAPGTEHPGSRSGVALAAGSTDSCFSAGGATTDRETLSTVSSYRSEKTDSTQLESPSLSQSRPADGQTPAAAPVSGSIALKNTEDAAGQGGSDTDNLSDSVLLRSPSKELSISQGLDRTLVEEDLPPAHSDIAQPPPLQNSSPSSSGHSEVCDLDRKSHGPPLPPPRQANSVPSGLALGLVCSEPALPISSTPLLLSDPPALQAQQVVRPKDLKLLRAGGGNMGHRPGRRKAPRRRTGAGSSSFDCGSYRRHHNHRQHGDYIPVRSRLGAKAYSESLFEDSSDEDDGSDISAGSSLGSQRRYSSDEDNDNDDDSSSSTSCYSSDLANINISSLLSTAAQHPAPREGDLPETSAPSHSRAAQRSSSTASAKTHARVLSMDGAGGDQSNAATTPSALLPMPSTSTPAPRTLTMSKSDLEARTIHTDGFPVCHRHHRLDSLGGSWTGNQMGWRAGELVEEGAVGGALGPEDGSKHECLTSVKRTQAIRRRHNAGSNPTPPPSTMGSPPSLQDLQRVRTSSHSRTRTLPSALQFASSLLLPRSGIHEASNFDDTSEGAVHYFYDESGVKRSYTFGPAGGGYEDPVQERERQSQSSSFTSTEVQDGAPVLSILQPRPVVLQGMQVRRVPLEMPEFDLDHESLQESHENTLMIEEKAKPKQYYRFWVLPGKWLRVRYDRLALLALLDRNRRVGENVFSVLLASLVAFLGFLLLLQGFFRDIWVFQFCLVIASCQYSLLKSVQPDAASPMHGHNWIIVYSRPVYFCLCCGMIWIFDLSGRAGSLQPFSLYGVTFFSGHFLLCVRDLLIVFALCFPVIFLFGLLPQVNTFVMCLLEQIDMHIFGGTATTSPLSSLFSLIRSIVVAALLYGFCLGAINAPWGDAHVPVLFSVFCGLLLALSYHLSRQSSDPTILWSLVRSKLFPELENRTPEDPPVEIKDPLPEKLRNSVSEILHSDLVMCPLMAVITFAISASTVFIALQPALSFVLYILAGVVGFVTHYLLPQLRKQLPWFCLAHPVLRSREYSQFEVRDAAQLMWFEKLYAWLQCVEKYFIYPAVVLNSLTTEARTVGQSHKDLDMYSRALFISVAGMKLLRSSFCTPSQQYVTLCFTTLFFHCDYPHFSETFLIDYYFMSIVFSKMWDLLYKLRFVLTYIAPWQITWGSAFHAFAQPFAVPHSAVLFVQAVFSAIFSTPLNPVLGSAVFVTSYTRPVKFWERDYNTKRVDHSNTRLATQLDRNPGADDNNLNSIFYEHLTRSLQHSLCGDLLLGRWGNYSTGDCFILASDYLNALVHIIEIGNGLVTFQLRGLEFRGTYCQQREVEAITEGVEEDEGCCCCEPGHLPQMLSFNAAFGQRWLAWEVAATKYVLEGYSISDNNAASMLQVFDLRKILITYYVKSIIYYVSRSPKLEEWLANEAIQEALRPCLAPNYVDSDPTFNLNIDEDYDHRASGITPSSFSMVYLDWIQYCNSRRQTPVTCERDSPLVNLCFGLCILGRRALGTASHSMSASLEPFLYGLHALFKGDFRITSPRDEWVFADMDLLNRVVAPGVRMSLKLHQDHFTSPDEYEDPMVLYDAITGNEEKMLISHEGDPVWRSAILANMPSLLALRHIMDDGSDEYKIIMLNKRFLSFRVIKVNRECVRGLWAGQQQELVFLRNRNPERGSIQNAKQALRNMINSSCDQPIGYPIYVSPLTTSYAGGHGQLRSVWGGPVSPHNIYTWLISSWDRLQKGCGAGCNSGGNIEDSDCGGGSTSISTNPAIHTTQSTPASGLPQPHITTVQPSMGTDNPAGPTQSWPHHPQPLPLALLSQSESRMEAGLLSSLQRTSSIQGLLGQQLSSSQLSFSSSVVPPPLPAPERFCPAALLENSGHRLSHRSGLHYESHFGKWSFSGRKGFNGPAAVEMEGGPVQTIRTQPPPPSAPPQEAGIRHDPLGATQRLDRSLLDSGGYGCI comes from the exons GCTCTTCCTCCAAGCTTGGTGGTGGCAGGCGTGTACTCTGCTGTGGTAGCGATCTTCTTTACCGCCATTAAGGTGGTTAACTACCGACTTCACGCCATGTTCGACCTCGGTGAGATTGTCGAGAAGAAGCAGGCTTCTCTCGCCGCTGACGCCCTGAGGACAGAAGAAGGAGACGATGGGTCAGGAGCTCATGATGGAAATCAACACAGGTGTGGAGATATAATTGAAAGGGATGTTGGAGAATGGCATTTTTATACTAACCagtacttatttttttcctgggATAGTCACGTTGGTGTGGAGATGACCGTTTTTCGGAAGGTTAACTCGACTCCCCCGGTTCGCTGCAGCTCCCAGCATTCTCTTTTCGGATTGAACCAAGTGTCG GAGTTTTTGCCCCAGCTTGAGGATGTAGGAGGAACTACTG aTCTCAAAGAATTAACACAGGCACAGGGAAGCAATAATGTAATTGTGACTTCGGCCCATCGTGCGATTTTACGTCAGAGCTCCCAGGACGCACAAA GGCCCTCCAGTATGGCCCAGTCCTGCATCTCTGACTCTCCAGGAGGAGAATTCCCGGGTCTCATTGGAGTTCCTGGAGTGTCATCTGGACCTGATGATCCTGGAGGATGCCTGTCCATCCCGCCTTCACCTTTAAGTCAAGAAGATGGAGGTGAGAAGGAACAGCCGAAGGACTTGCCAAAACAATCATCTCAACAGAGTACCAAGGACAATGGGTTGGGAACATATTGTCCACTTGGACCCTCTGCCGAATCTGGAAGCTTAGGTGATACACCCCTCAGCCCTCTTATAAAGAGCAGCTTAAGCGAGGAGTTAAGCGAAAACCTCATGGGTTTGGGTCTGGACCCCGGAGCTTTTGCTCCAGGAACTGAGCACCCAGGCAGTCGCAGTGGGGTAGCTTTGGCTGCGGGGTCCACAGACAGCTGCTTCAGTGCAGGCGGAGCTACCACAGACCGAGAGACACTAAGCACCGTAAGCAGCTACCGCTCTGAGAAAACGGACTCCACTCAGTTAGAAAGTCCATCGTTGAGCCAGTCGCGGCCTGCGGATGGACAGACTCCTGCTGCAGCACCAGTGTCAGGTTCTATTgctctgaaaaacacagaggatGCAGCCGGACAGGGTGGCAGTGACACTGACAACCTGTCGGACAGTGTGCTCCTACGCTCCCCTTCCAAAGAGTTGTCCATCAGCCAGGGCTTAGACCGGACACTTGTTGAGGAGGACTTACCCCCTGCACACTCTGATATTGCACAGccccctcctctccagaactcTTCCCCTTCAAGTAGTGGCCACTCAGAGGTGTGTGACTTGGACAGAAAATCTCATGGTCCTCCTCTCCCCCCACCTCGGCAGGCCAATTCAGTGCCTTCAGGACTGGCCCTGGGTCTAGTGTGTTCTGAGCCTGCTCTGCCCATATCCTCCACCCCATTGTTACTTTCTGATCCGCCTGCGCTCCAAGCCCAGCAGGTTGTTCGTCCTAAAGACTTAAAGCTGCTGCGGGCCGGCGGCGGAAACATGGGCCACAGGCCGGGCCGAAGGAAAGCTCCCAGACGGCGAACAGGAGCGGGCAGCAGCAGTTTCGACTGCGGCTCTTACAGGCGTCACCACAATCACAGGCAACACGGAGATTACATCCCGGTGCGCAGCCGGCTGGGGGCTAAAGCTTACAGCGAAAGTTTGTTTGAGGACTCCAGTGACGAGGACGACGGCAGTGATATTAGTGCCGGGTCCAGCCTGGGCTCCCAGCGCAGATACAGCTCAGACGAGGACAACGACAACGATGACGACTCGAGTTCCTCTACCTCTTGCTACTCCTCAGACCTCGCCAACATCAACATTTCATCCCTTCTCTCCACTGCTGCTCAACATCCTGCTCCAAGGGAGGGCGATTTACCCGAAACCTCCGCCCCCTCTCACTCTCGTGCTGCTCAGCGCTCCTCTAGCACAGCGAGCGCTAAGACTCATGCGAGGGTACTAAGTATGGATGGGGCCGGCGGGGACCAGAGCAACGCAGCGACCACGCCCTCCGCGCTTCTTCCAATGCCCTCCACGTCCACCCCGGCTCCTCGCACCCTTACTATGTCTAAGTCTGATCTGGAAGCCCGGACTATACACACTGACGGCTTCCCTGTATGCCATCGTCATCATCGGCTGGATTCTCTCGGAGGGTCTTGGACCGGCAACCAGATGGGTTGGAGGGCAGGAGAGCTGGTTGAAGAGGGAGCCGTGGGCGGAG CTTTAGGTCCAGAAGACGGAAGCAAACATGAATGCCTGACGAGCGTGAAGAGGACCCAGGCGATCCGCCGGAGGCACAACGCCGGGAGCAACCCCACACCCCCACCTTCAACAATGGGATCGCCTCCCAG CCTCCAAGACCTTCAGCGTGTTCGGACCTCGTCTCATTCCCGCACCCGCACGCTTCCATCAGCCTTACAGTTTGCGTCTTCGCTCCTCCTCCCCCGCAGCGGCATCCACGAGGCCTCCAACTTCGACGACACATCAGAGGGAGCGGTGCACTATTTCTACGATGAAAGTG GAGTGAAGAGATCATACACTTTTGGACCGGCTGGAGGTGGTTACGAGGACCCGGTTCA agaaagagagaggcagTCCCAGTCATCAAGCTTCACCTCCACTGAGGTTCAGGATGGAGCTCCAGTCCTGTCCATCCTCCAGCCCAGACCCGTGGTTCTGCAGGGCATGCAGGTCCGCAGGGTGCCGCTTGAAATGCCGGAG tttgACCTTGATCACGAATCCCTCCAAGAATCCCATGAGAACACTCTGATGATTGAGGAGAAAGCCAAGCCTAAGCAGTACTACCGGTTTTGGGTGCTGCCTGGAAAGTGGTTGAGGGTTCGATACGATCGACTGGCTCTTCTGGCTCTGTTGGACAG GAATCGCCGTGTGGGAGAGAACGTGTTTTCGGTGTTGTTGGCCAGCCTGGTGGCCTTCCTGGGGTTTCTGCTCCTGCTTCAGGGCTTTTTCAGGGACATCTGGGTCTTCCAGTTCTGCTTGGTCATTGCCAGCTGCCAGTACTCTCTACTGAAG AGCGTACAGCCGGATGCCGCCTCCCCGATGCAT GGCCATAACTGGATCATTGTGTACAGTCGGCCTGTTTACTTCTGCTTATGTTGTGGGATGATCTGGATATTTGACCTGTCTGGGCGAGCTGGAAGTCTGCAGCCATTCTCCCTCTATGGGGTCACTTTCTTCTCTGGACACTTCCTGCTGTGTGTCAGGGACTTGcttattg TTTTTGCCTTGTGCTTTCCGGTCATTTTCCTGTTTGGGTTGCTACCTCAGGTCAATACATTTGTGATGTGTCTGCTGGAGCAGATTGACATGCACATTTTTGGTGGAACCG CTACTACCAGCCCGCTCTCATCTCTGTTCAGCCTCATACGCAGCATAGTGGTGGCAGCTCTGCTTTATGGATTTTGCCTCGGCGCCATTAAT GCCCCATGGGGGGATGCCCATGTGCCAGTGCTGTTCTCCGTGTTTTGTGGTCTACTTTTGGCCTTGTCTTACCACCTAAGCCGCCAAAGCAGTGACCCAACCATTCTGTG GTCACTGGTCCGGTCCAAATTATTCCCAGAACTGGAGAACAGAACACCAGAAGATCCCCCTGTGGAAATCAAAGATCCTCTCCCTGAGAAGCTGCGTAACTCTGTG AGTGAGATCCTTCATTCAGACCTCGTCATGTGTCCGCTCATGGCTGTGATTACCTTCGCCATCAGTGCCAGCACCGTTTTCATCGCTCTCCAG CCTGCTCTCAGCTTCGTCTTGTACATCCTGGCCGGAGTTGTGGGGTTTGTTACACACTATCTCCTGCCTCAGCTCCGTAAACAGCTGCCATGGTTCTGCCTTGCACACCCTGTGCTCCGATCCAGAGAGTACAGCCAGTTTGAAGTCCGAG ATGCTGCTCAGCTGATGTGGTTTGAGAAGCTTTACGCATGGCTTCAGTGCGTGGAGAAATACTTCATCTACCCAGCAGTGGTGCTGAACTCTCTGACAACCGAAGCCCGAACTGTCGGCCAGAGTCATAAAGATCTGGACATGTA cagcCGAGCTCTCTTCATCTCAGTCGCAGGAATGAAGCTGCTGCGCTCATCCTTCTGCACCCCGTCTCAGCAGTACGTCACGCTGTGCTTCACCACGCTCTTCTTTCACTGCGACTATCCACACTTCTCGGAGACCTTCCTCATCGACTACTACTTCATGTCCATCGTCTTCAGCAAG ATGTGGGATCTGCTGTACAAGTTGCGCTTTGTTCTGACTTACATCGCCCCTTGGCAGATCACATGGGGCTCAGCCTTTCACGCTTTTGCTCAACCGTTTGCCGTCCCTC ACTCTGCTGTGCTTTTCGTTCAGGCAGTCTTCTCCGCCATCTTTTCCACGCCCCTCAACCCCGTTCTAGGCAGTGCCGTGTTCGTCACCTCTTACACGAGGCCTGTGAAATTCTGGGAGCGAGACTACAA CACAAAGCGGGTCGACCATTCGAACACCAGACTCGCCACTCAGTTAGACCGCAACCCAG GCGCCGACGACAACAACTTGAACTCGATTTTCTACGAGCACCTGACGCGCTCTCTGCAGCACAGCCTGTGTGGCGACCTGCTGCTCGGTCGCTGGGGCAACTACAGCACGGGCGACTGCTTCATCCTGGCGTCGGATTACCTCAACGCTCTGGTGCACATCATCGAGATCGGCAACGGCCTCGTCACCTTCCAGCTGCGTGGGCTGGAGTTCAGAG GTACGTACTGTCAGCAGAGGGAGGTAGAGGCCATCACAGAGGGGGTGGAGGAGGACgaaggctgctgctgctgcgaaCCAGGTCATCTGCCGCAGATGTTGTCCTTCAACGCTGCGTTTGGACAACGCTGGCTGGCCTGGGAAGTGGCCGCCACCAAGTATGTTCTGGAGGGCTACAGCATCAGCGACAATAACGCAGCCTCCATGTTGCAAGTGTTCGACCTGCGCAAGATTCTCATCACCTATTATGTGAAG AGCATCATCTACTATGTGAGTCGGTCCCCGAAGCTTGAGGAGTGGCTGGCGAACGAGGCGATCCAGGAGGCCCTGCGGCCGTGCCTTGCCCCCAACTACGTGGACAGCGACCCCACCTTCAACTTGAACATCGACGAGGACTACGACCACCGAGCCTCGGGCATCACCCCCTCCTCATTCAGCATGGTTTACCTCGACTGGATTCAGTACTGCAACAGCAGGCGCCAAACG CCGGTAACTTGTGAGAGAGATTCCCCACTCGTCAACCTGTGTTTTGGCCTTTGTATCCTGGGAAGAAGAGCTCTGGGCACAGCATCTCACAGCATGTCTGCAAG TTTGGAGCCGTTCCTCTACGGCCTGCATGCGCTCTTCAAAGGAGATTTCCGCATCACGTCGCCCAGGGACGAGTGGGTGTTTGCGGACATGGACCTGCTGAATCGAGTTGTGGCGCCAGGAGTCCGAATGTCCCTCAAACTGCATCAG GATCATTTTACGTCTCCAGATGAGTACGAGGATCCGATGGTTCTGTATGATGCAATCACTGGCAACGAAGAAAAGATGCTGATTTCCCATGAAGGTGACCCGGTGTGGCGCAGCGCCATCCTGGCCAACATGCCGTCACTGCTGGCGCTGCGACACATCATGGATGACGGCAGCGACGAGTACAAGATCATCATGCTCAACAAGAGATTCCTCAGCTTCAGAGTCATCAAG GTGAACAGAGAATGTGTGCGTGGGCTGTGGGCCGGCCAACAGCAGGAGCTGGTTTTCCTGCGTAACCGTAACCCAGAGCGAGGGAGCATTCAGAACGCCAAACAAGCCCTGAGGAATATGATCAACTCCTCCTGCGATCAGCCCATTGGTTACCCGATATACGTGTCCCCGCTCACCACCTCGTACGCCGGGGGTCACGGCCAGCTCCGGTCGGTGTGGGGCGGCCCGGTCAGCCCGCACAACATCTACACATGGCTCATCAGCAGCTGGGATCG GCTGCAGAAAGGCTGCGGCGCCGGCTGTAACAGTGGCGGAAACATCGAGGATTCAGACTGCGGAGGAGGCTCCACTTCCATCTCCACTAACCCAGCCATTCACACCACGCAGAGCACGCCGGCCTCCGGCCTGCCACAGCCGCACATCACCACTGTCCAGCCCTCCATGG GTACAGACAACCCCGCAGGCCCGACCCAGAGCTGGCCCCACCATCCCCAGCCTCTCCCATTGGCTCTGCTCAGCCAGTCCGAGAGCAGGATGGAGGCTGGCCTGCTGTCCTCTCTGCAGCGGACGTCCTCCATCCAGGGGCTCCTGGGCCAGCAGCTCTCCAGCTCCCAGCTCTCCTTCAGCAGCTCCGTGGTTCCGCCGCCTCTGCCCGCCCCGGAACGGTTCTGCCCGGCAGCCCTGCTGGAGAACTCGGGCCACAGGTTGAGCCACAGGAGCGGCCTGCACTACGAGAGCCACTTTGGCAAGTGGAGCTTTTCAGGCAGGAAGGGCTTTAACGGGCCGGCCGCCGTGGAGATGGAAGGAGGGCCGGTACAGACGATACGCACACAG cctcctcctccttcagcgCCACCGCAGGAGGCCGGTATCAGACACGACCCACTCGGAGCCACTCAGAGGCTGGACCGGTCTCTGCTGGATTCAGGTGGCTACGGCTGTATTTGA